The following are encoded in a window of Amycolatopsis lexingtonensis genomic DNA:
- a CDS encoding TetR/AcrR family transcriptional regulator — protein MGRTRPGDARGKVLKAASTLFYRDGIHVVGVDAVAAAAGVTKAALYGNFGSKSRLVVAYLRERDRAWQEQVDEITAAHPEPRERVLAVFDAYEAWLSRDGYRGCAFLNATSEFPDPADPVREVVRHHKTALHGYLRAQLARAGEPDRLADELMLVLEGAAVQSVVAQDATPFRTAKRLATSMLGDRPA, from the coding sequence ATGGGCCGGACTCGCCCCGGCGACGCGCGGGGGAAGGTGCTCAAGGCCGCGTCGACGCTGTTCTACCGGGACGGCATCCACGTCGTGGGGGTCGACGCGGTGGCCGCGGCGGCGGGCGTCACGAAGGCGGCCCTGTACGGCAACTTCGGTTCGAAGAGCCGGCTCGTGGTGGCGTACCTGCGGGAGCGCGACCGCGCGTGGCAGGAGCAGGTCGACGAGATCACGGCGGCGCATCCGGAGCCCCGGGAGCGGGTGCTGGCGGTGTTCGACGCTTACGAGGCGTGGTTGTCCCGGGACGGGTACCGGGGTTGCGCGTTCCTCAACGCGACTTCGGAGTTCCCCGACCCGGCCGACCCGGTGCGCGAGGTGGTCCGCCACCACAAGACGGCGCTGCACGGTTACTTGCGGGCACAGCTCGCGCGAGCTGGAGAACCGGACCGGCTGGCCGACGAGCTGATGCTGGTGCTCGAGGGCGCCGCGGTGCAGTCGGTGGTCGCCCAGGACGCGACCCCGTTCCGCACGGCGAAGCGCCTGGCCACGTCCATGCTCGGCGACCGGCCGGCCTGA
- a CDS encoding LacI family DNA-binding transcriptional regulator, which produces MTAGSGRVTQAQVARLAGVSQAVVSMVLNGSDSLRITPETRDRVQQVLRETGYTVDIMGRRLRGKSNQILGVFTYESVFPSGVADFYRPFLLGIEEEAEQQGFDLLLFTSGGRRDGRRRIYEAGTNRLRIADGSILLGRHNDPQELAQLVEEQFPFVFVGRRESPTGPISYVGADYVAATREVHEWLWGLGHRRIGLLSVTEENEPTLDRRAGYEAAARKHRRPPLVFLADDPAIALRQARDEGVTALLVESSAMADGILACAHDVGLTVPADLSLVVLGDADPSQQPHAHAVPSTATDWSMFRIPRHEMGVHAVRVLVELLRKPQSRQLLLPCTIHEGATAAGPSTTDSR; this is translated from the coding sequence ATGACGGCGGGTTCGGGCCGGGTCACGCAGGCCCAGGTGGCGCGCCTGGCCGGCGTCTCGCAGGCCGTCGTGTCCATGGTGCTCAACGGCTCCGACAGCCTGCGCATCACCCCGGAGACCCGCGACCGCGTGCAGCAGGTGCTCCGCGAAACCGGCTACACCGTGGACATCATGGGCCGGCGGCTGCGCGGGAAGTCCAACCAGATCCTCGGCGTCTTCACCTACGAATCGGTGTTCCCGTCCGGGGTGGCCGACTTCTACCGGCCGTTCCTGCTCGGCATCGAGGAGGAGGCCGAGCAGCAGGGCTTCGACCTGCTGCTGTTCACCAGCGGTGGCCGCCGCGACGGGCGCCGCCGCATCTACGAGGCGGGCACGAACCGGCTGCGCATCGCGGACGGCTCGATCCTGCTCGGCAGGCACAACGACCCGCAGGAGCTCGCGCAGCTGGTCGAGGAGCAGTTCCCGTTCGTGTTCGTCGGCCGCCGCGAGTCGCCGACCGGGCCGATCAGCTACGTCGGCGCGGACTACGTCGCCGCCACCCGTGAGGTCCACGAGTGGCTGTGGGGCCTCGGGCACCGCCGGATCGGGCTGCTCAGCGTCACCGAGGAGAACGAGCCGACGCTCGACCGCCGTGCCGGGTACGAGGCCGCCGCGCGCAAGCACCGCCGTCCGCCGCTGGTGTTCCTCGCGGACGACCCGGCGATCGCGTTGCGGCAGGCGCGCGACGAAGGCGTGACGGCGTTGCTCGTCGAGAGCTCGGCGATGGCCGACGGCATCCTGGCGTGCGCGCACGACGTGGGGCTGACCGTGCCCGCGGACCTTTCGCTCGTCGTGCTGGGCGACGCCGACCCGTCGCAGCAGCCGCACGCGCACGCCGTGCCGAGCACCGCGACCGACTGGTCGATGTTCCGCATCCCGCGCCACGAAATGGGCGTGCACGCGGTGCGCGTGCTCGTCGAGCTGTTGCGGAAACCCCAGTCGCGCCAGCTGCTCCTGCCGTGCACGATCCACGAGGGCGCCACCGCGGCCGGACCCTCCACAACAGACTCCCGCTGA
- a CDS encoding YbfB/YjiJ family MFS transporter, with protein MATQTRETTSWWPLAAAGAGVIALCYGFARYAYGLFVPRFSETFGLTTVGVGVLGGLSTAGYAAGLLLAPRTSARSARGTVLLAGAAATTGLALMALAPAVAVFAAGIVVAGASAGLVSPGVAQLIGESTGQARAQTWANTGTGLGLAASAFTPLLALGWPVVWAAFAGLGAVVTLLAWRTLPRSRPAVVATSAGRGLKPLVLNAVLIGVTSAPYWTFSGSRLAEAGLSPVAATWCWFAIGVAGLCGGLAGRVVERVGLPAANLATWTLAAAGLALLAVPGLGLVGALVSSALFGSTYMALTGLCIVWAARLSPERPARGVTWSYVGLGAGQTAAGPLAGAAAASIGLGPVFILTGLIALLAWTPWFKPATPAGPRP; from the coding sequence ATGGCGACCCAGACGAGAGAGACGACGTCCTGGTGGCCCCTCGCCGCGGCCGGCGCGGGGGTCATCGCCCTCTGCTACGGGTTCGCGCGCTACGCCTACGGGCTGTTCGTGCCCCGGTTCAGCGAAACGTTCGGGCTGACCACCGTCGGCGTCGGCGTGCTCGGCGGGCTCTCGACCGCCGGCTACGCGGCCGGGCTGCTGCTGGCCCCGCGGACGTCGGCACGCTCGGCGCGCGGCACCGTGCTGCTCGCCGGCGCGGCCGCCACGACCGGGCTCGCGCTCATGGCGCTGGCCCCGGCCGTCGCCGTGTTCGCCGCCGGCATCGTGGTCGCGGGCGCCAGCGCGGGGCTCGTGTCGCCCGGCGTCGCCCAGCTCATCGGGGAGAGCACCGGCCAGGCCCGTGCGCAGACCTGGGCCAACACCGGCACCGGCCTCGGGCTCGCCGCGTCCGCGTTCACGCCGCTGCTGGCCCTCGGCTGGCCCGTGGTCTGGGCGGCGTTCGCCGGGCTCGGCGCGGTGGTGACGCTGCTCGCGTGGCGCACGCTCCCCCGCAGCCGCCCGGCCGTCGTCGCCACCAGCGCAGGCCGGGGCCTCAAACCGCTGGTGCTCAACGCCGTGCTCATCGGCGTGACGAGCGCGCCCTACTGGACCTTCTCCGGCTCCCGGCTCGCCGAAGCCGGCCTGAGCCCGGTGGCCGCGACCTGGTGCTGGTTCGCGATCGGGGTCGCCGGGCTGTGCGGCGGCCTGGCCGGCCGGGTCGTCGAACGCGTCGGGCTGCCGGCCGCCAACCTCGCGACCTGGACGCTCGCCGCGGCCGGCCTCGCCCTCCTGGCCGTGCCCGGCCTCGGACTGGTCGGCGCACTGGTGTCCAGCGCGCTCTTCGGCAGCACGTACATGGCGTTGACGGGCCTGTGCATCGTCTGGGCGGCCCGCCTGTCACCGGAGCGGCCCGCCCGCGGTGTCACCTGGTCCTACGTCGGGCTGGGCGCCGGGCAGACCGCGGCCGGCCCGCTGGCCGGTGCGGCCGCCGCGAGCATCGGGCTAGGGCCGGTGTTCATACTGACCGGTCTGATCGCTCTCCTCGCGTGGACTCCCTGGTTCAAGCCAGCGACGCCGGCAGGCCCGCGGCCGTGA
- a CDS encoding RNA polymerase subunit sigma-70 has product MSAEAMPLAGSTRLRDEFDALRPALLAHCYRMTGSYQDAEDVVQETYLRAARGVGAFEGRSSLKTWLYRIATNTCLTELRHHSRRMLPAGLGAPSSDPDVRVFGAGPVAWLEPLPDAVLGDPGEVVVRRESVRLALIAALQHLPARQRAAFLLREVLSWSAAEIAETLDVSVPAVKSLLQRARQRLDELDLDAAPPVAEVERALLDRYVAAFEAQDTAAIRTVIHDDFSLEAVPHPVWFKGVSVCLPFLERYAFRADQGIRLRPTRANGQPAAGSYRPDDAGILRAEGLWVFTVTGDRLSRAVKFPGPELVTAAGLPASLA; this is encoded by the coding sequence ATGTCAGCTGAGGCGATGCCACTGGCCGGGAGCACGCGGCTGCGGGACGAGTTCGACGCGCTCCGCCCCGCGCTGCTCGCCCACTGCTACCGGATGACCGGCTCCTACCAGGACGCCGAAGACGTCGTCCAGGAGACGTACCTCCGGGCCGCGCGCGGGGTCGGCGCGTTCGAAGGGCGCTCTTCGCTCAAGACGTGGTTGTACCGGATCGCGACCAACACCTGCCTCACCGAGCTGCGGCACCACAGCCGGCGGATGCTGCCCGCCGGGCTGGGTGCGCCGTCGAGCGATCCGGACGTCCGGGTGTTCGGGGCCGGCCCGGTCGCGTGGCTCGAGCCGCTGCCCGACGCGGTGCTCGGCGACCCGGGGGAGGTCGTCGTCCGGCGCGAATCGGTGCGGCTGGCGCTGATCGCGGCGTTGCAGCACCTGCCGGCGCGGCAACGGGCGGCGTTCCTGCTCCGGGAGGTGCTGTCGTGGTCCGCCGCCGAAATCGCGGAGACGCTCGATGTCAGCGTGCCCGCGGTGAAGAGCCTGCTGCAGCGGGCCCGGCAGCGGCTCGACGAGCTGGATCTCGACGCGGCGCCGCCGGTTGCGGAGGTCGAACGTGCGCTGCTCGACCGGTACGTCGCGGCGTTCGAGGCGCAGGACACCGCGGCCATCCGGACCGTCATCCACGACGACTTCAGCCTCGAAGCCGTGCCGCACCCGGTGTGGTTCAAGGGGGTCAGCGTGTGCCTGCCGTTCCTGGAGCGGTACGCCTTCCGGGCGGACCAGGGGATCCGGCTGCGGCCCACGCGCGCCAACGGCCAGCCCGCCGCGGGCAGCTACCGCCCGGACGACGCGGGAATCCTGCGTGCGGAAGGGTTGTGGGTGTTCACGGTGACCGGGGATCGCTTGTCGCGCGCGGTCAAGTTCCCCGGCCCGGAACTGGTCACGGCCGCGGGCCTGCCGGCGTCGCTGGCTTGA
- a CDS encoding ABC transporter substrate-binding protein: MAYRRIRLLAAALSAVALASTACSGGAGDDKNIALRMTVWTTDKNQLALFDSIATEYRKAHPEVASVKFDVVPGDTSAYSAALTTQLSGGNPPDLAWILERDAPDFVQSGALTDLKPTLDAAAGYNAAELVPSATKLWTKDSGLYAYPFSTSPFGMFYNKNLLTQAGITETPDQLVASGRWTWEAARQIATQVAAKDTGKAGLVIREFEYKQWVLLASVWRGFGADAWGPDGKTCGFTSPEMTSAMTFLHQAIFTDKALPGPGTTADFFAGEAGLTIAQISRAGLLKAKPFEWGIVPLPAGPKANAQVIGQAGIGVPVKGKHAKAAADFLAFFTNPANSAKLGQYFPPARDSLLNAATLAKANPLFSQEQLQNVVVNGIKTGAVLPSHTGSARIASLVQSALDPMWKPDANVPAALAGVCQAIDPALSQ, translated from the coding sequence GTGGCCTACCGGAGAATCCGGCTGCTCGCCGCGGCCCTGTCCGCCGTCGCACTGGCTTCGACGGCGTGCTCGGGCGGCGCCGGCGACGACAAGAACATCGCACTGCGCATGACCGTCTGGACGACGGACAAGAACCAGCTCGCCCTCTTCGACTCCATCGCCACCGAGTACCGCAAGGCCCACCCGGAGGTCGCGTCGGTCAAGTTCGACGTCGTCCCGGGCGACACCAGCGCCTACTCGGCCGCGCTTACCACGCAGCTCTCCGGCGGCAACCCGCCGGACCTCGCGTGGATCCTCGAGCGCGACGCGCCCGACTTCGTCCAGTCCGGCGCGCTCACCGACCTCAAGCCCACCTTGGACGCCGCCGCCGGGTACAACGCGGCCGAACTGGTCCCGTCGGCGACGAAGCTGTGGACCAAGGACAGCGGCCTGTACGCCTACCCGTTCTCGACCTCGCCGTTCGGCATGTTCTACAACAAGAACCTGCTGACGCAGGCCGGGATCACCGAGACACCCGACCAGCTGGTCGCGAGTGGACGGTGGACCTGGGAGGCCGCCCGGCAGATCGCGACGCAGGTCGCCGCGAAGGACACCGGCAAGGCGGGCCTGGTGATCCGCGAGTTCGAGTACAAGCAGTGGGTGCTGCTCGCCTCGGTGTGGCGCGGCTTCGGCGCCGACGCCTGGGGCCCGGACGGCAAGACGTGCGGGTTCACCTCCCCGGAGATGACGTCCGCGATGACCTTCCTGCACCAGGCGATCTTCACCGACAAGGCGCTGCCCGGCCCGGGCACGACGGCGGACTTCTTCGCCGGGGAAGCCGGCCTGACCATCGCGCAGATCAGCCGCGCCGGGCTGCTCAAGGCCAAGCCGTTCGAGTGGGGCATCGTCCCGCTGCCCGCCGGTCCGAAGGCGAACGCGCAGGTCATCGGCCAGGCCGGGATCGGCGTGCCGGTGAAGGGCAAGCACGCCAAGGCCGCCGCGGACTTCCTCGCGTTCTTCACCAACCCGGCCAACTCGGCGAAGCTCGGCCAGTACTTCCCGCCGGCCCGCGACAGCCTGCTCAACGCGGCCACCCTGGCCAAGGCGAACCCGCTGTTCAGCCAGGAGCAGCTGCAGAACGTCGTGGTGAACGGGATCAAGACCGGCGCGGTGCTGCCGTCGCACACCGGCAGCGCGCGGATCGCGTCGCTCGTCCAGTCCGCTTTGGACCCGATGTGGAAGCCGGACGCGAACGTGCCCGCCGCGCTGGCCGGCGTCTGCCAGGCGATCGACCCGGCGCTGAGCCAATGA
- a CDS encoding isocitrate lyase/PEP mutase family protein, which translates to MTDLKAHADLLRELHHGELLVLPNAWDEASAELVVETGFPVVATSSAAVADVLGHQDGEAAPWREMFAAAARIARAVPVPVTVDAEAGYGLAPHELVDRLLEAGAAGCNLEDTDHRAGRLADPEAHADWLAEVRAAADASGVPLVVNARIDVFLPPAGVPEADRVAEAVRRGRGYREAGADCVYPIGAPGDALGRLVAEVGGPVNGNTNPALDLDGLAALGVARVSFGPRFYRSGFAGMREALEAIHERGVRDVS; encoded by the coding sequence ATGACCGACTTGAAGGCCCACGCCGACCTGCTGCGCGAACTGCACCACGGCGAGCTGCTCGTGCTGCCGAACGCCTGGGACGAAGCCAGCGCCGAACTCGTCGTCGAGACCGGGTTCCCGGTGGTGGCGACCTCCAGCGCCGCCGTGGCCGACGTGCTCGGGCACCAGGACGGCGAAGCGGCGCCGTGGCGGGAGATGTTCGCGGCGGCGGCCCGGATCGCCCGTGCGGTACCCGTTCCGGTGACCGTCGACGCCGAGGCCGGCTACGGCCTGGCGCCGCACGAACTGGTGGACCGGCTCCTCGAAGCCGGTGCGGCCGGGTGCAACCTCGAGGACACCGACCACCGCGCCGGGCGGCTCGCGGACCCGGAAGCGCACGCGGACTGGCTGGCCGAAGTGCGCGCGGCCGCCGACGCGAGCGGGGTCCCGCTCGTCGTCAACGCGCGGATCGACGTCTTCCTGCCACCCGCCGGGGTGCCCGAGGCGGACCGGGTGGCGGAGGCCGTCCGGCGCGGCCGCGGTTACCGGGAGGCGGGCGCGGACTGCGTGTACCCGATCGGGGCGCCCGGCGACGCGCTCGGCCGGCTCGTCGCCGAAGTGGGCGGGCCGGTCAACGGCAACACGAATCCGGCGCTGGACCTCGACGGCCTGGCGGCGCTGGGCGTGGCCCGGGTGTCGTTCGGACCCCGGTTCTACCGCTCCGGCTTCGCCGGGATGAGGGAAGCTTTGGAAGCCATCCACGAACGGGGAGTGCGCGATGTCAGCTGA
- a CDS encoding DHA2 family efflux MFS transporter permease subunit translates to MRVETPPTPAVPEVGTAKRRWVLAITSVASMMVVLDALVVATALTAIKAGTGASVAELEWTVNAYGLSFAVLLMTAAAAGDRWGRRRVFVAGVSVFALASLVCALAPDAGTLIAGRVLQGAGAAFVMPLALALLGAAFPPELRPKALGVFASVSGLAVPLGPLLGGAVVAGISWPWIFWINVPVGAVLAVLALTRVEESHGPDRALDVPGLLLAGAGSFGVVWGLAQVGTAGWTGVAGPVAAGLVAFGGFVAWQRRAAHPMLPLGLFRSRRFSAGNAVIFFHWASALGATFFMAQFLQEGLGYGPLAAGAGLAPWGLTTVAVPQLAGRLVGRFGERPFIVAGLGLHGLAMLWIAAVAGPASTYWAIVAPLVLSGTGIAMCLPAVQSAVLTSAGPRFLGKASGAFSAMRQLGGAFGVAVLVAGFSLAGGYSAFTEGFTAAVVLSAALAAAGVLAGCFVPRLEPKEN, encoded by the coding sequence GTGCGCGTCGAAACCCCGCCCACCCCGGCGGTACCGGAGGTAGGAACAGCGAAGCGAAGGTGGGTCCTCGCGATCACCTCCGTCGCTTCGATGATGGTCGTGCTCGACGCGCTCGTCGTGGCGACCGCGTTGACCGCGATCAAGGCCGGCACGGGTGCGTCGGTCGCCGAGCTCGAATGGACCGTCAACGCCTACGGCCTGAGCTTCGCCGTCCTGCTCATGACGGCCGCGGCCGCCGGGGACCGGTGGGGACGGCGGCGGGTGTTCGTGGCCGGCGTGAGCGTGTTCGCGCTGGCGTCGCTGGTCTGCGCCCTCGCGCCGGACGCCGGCACCCTGATCGCCGGCCGGGTGCTGCAGGGCGCCGGGGCCGCGTTCGTCATGCCGCTCGCGCTGGCGCTGCTGGGCGCCGCGTTCCCGCCGGAGCTGCGGCCGAAGGCGCTCGGCGTCTTCGCGAGCGTGAGCGGGCTGGCGGTGCCGCTCGGGCCGCTGCTGGGCGGCGCCGTCGTGGCGGGCATTTCCTGGCCGTGGATCTTCTGGATCAACGTCCCCGTCGGCGCGGTCCTGGCCGTCCTCGCGCTGACCCGGGTCGAGGAGAGCCACGGCCCCGATCGCGCCCTCGACGTGCCGGGCCTGCTGCTGGCCGGCGCGGGATCCTTCGGGGTGGTGTGGGGGCTGGCGCAGGTCGGCACCGCGGGCTGGACCGGCGTCGCGGGACCGGTCGCGGCCGGGCTGGTCGCGTTCGGCGGGTTCGTCGCCTGGCAGCGGCGGGCCGCCCACCCGATGCTCCCGCTCGGGCTGTTCCGCTCGCGCCGGTTTTCGGCGGGCAACGCGGTGATCTTCTTCCACTGGGCCTCGGCGCTGGGCGCGACGTTCTTCATGGCCCAGTTCCTGCAGGAAGGGCTCGGGTACGGGCCGCTGGCCGCCGGGGCCGGGCTGGCGCCGTGGGGGCTGACCACCGTGGCCGTCCCGCAGCTGGCGGGGCGCCTGGTCGGGCGGTTCGGCGAACGGCCGTTCATCGTCGCCGGCCTGGGCCTGCACGGCCTCGCCATGCTCTGGATCGCCGCGGTCGCCGGTCCGGCGAGCACGTACTGGGCGATCGTCGCGCCGCTGGTGCTCTCGGGCACCGGCATCGCGATGTGCCTGCCCGCCGTGCAGAGCGCGGTGCTGACGTCGGCCGGCCCGCGGTTCCTCGGCAAGGCTTCCGGCGCCTTCAGCGCGATGCGGCAGCTCGGCGGGGCCTTCGGGGTAGCCGTCCTGGTCGCCGGGTTCTCGCTGGCCGGCGGCTATTCCGCGTTCACCGAGGGGTTCACGGCCGCCGTCGTGCTCAGCGCCGCCCTCGCCGCCGCCGGTGTGCTGGCCGGCTGTTTCGTCCCCCGCCTCGAACCGAAGGAGAACTGA
- a CDS encoding FAD-dependent oxidoreductase, producing MKELGTEILIVGGGLGGVAAALAAASHGRRVVLTEETDWLGGQLTAQAVPPDENPWIERFGSTRTYRELRAGIRDHYRRHYPLRAEAAKHAELNPGAGKVSKLCHEPRVALAVIEAMLAPHVSAGRILVLRHHRPVEVHTDGDRVDAVVIENGEDRVVVNAQYVLDATENGDLLPLAGTEHVTGAEARSTHGEPHAPDEAAPANLQGITYCFAVSHHEGEDHVIDKPAMYGFWRDYQPDFWPGPLLGFVAPDPRTLEPVKRTFVPNPPGDPLAVSADQSADAGDKELWTFRRILARNLHTDGAFDSDVTLVNWPLNDYWLKPALTIPGHATEADVQTAHHEAKQLSLSVLHWLQTEAPRADGGTGFPGLKLRPDVTGTADGLAKSAYVREARRIKAVTTVTEHDVSAEILGVDGRVRRADAVGVGSYRIDLHPSTGGDNYIDVASVPYEIPLGALLPVRTRNLLPAGKNIGTTHITNGCFRLHPVEWNVGEVAGLLAAFAISEDVEPKAVREDTRLFEDFARVLDAAGVERRWPEVRGY from the coding sequence ATGAAGGAACTGGGCACCGAGATTCTCATCGTCGGCGGGGGACTCGGCGGCGTCGCCGCCGCGCTGGCCGCGGCTTCCCACGGCCGGCGGGTCGTCCTCACCGAAGAGACCGACTGGCTCGGCGGCCAGCTCACCGCGCAAGCCGTTCCGCCGGACGAAAACCCGTGGATCGAGCGGTTCGGGTCCACCCGCACCTACCGCGAGCTGCGCGCCGGCATCCGCGACCACTACCGCCGCCACTACCCGCTTCGCGCCGAAGCCGCGAAGCACGCCGAGCTCAATCCCGGGGCGGGGAAGGTCAGCAAGCTCTGCCACGAGCCGCGGGTCGCGCTCGCGGTCATCGAAGCCATGCTCGCGCCGCACGTCAGTGCCGGGCGGATCCTCGTTCTGCGCCACCACCGGCCGGTCGAGGTGCACACCGATGGCGACCGGGTCGACGCCGTGGTGATCGAGAACGGCGAAGACCGGGTCGTCGTCAACGCCCAGTACGTCCTCGACGCCACCGAGAACGGTGACCTCCTGCCGCTCGCCGGGACCGAACACGTCACCGGCGCGGAAGCCCGGAGCACCCACGGCGAACCGCACGCGCCGGACGAAGCCGCGCCCGCGAACCTGCAAGGCATCACCTACTGCTTCGCGGTTTCTCACCACGAAGGCGAAGACCACGTCATCGACAAGCCCGCGATGTACGGCTTCTGGCGCGACTACCAGCCGGACTTCTGGCCCGGCCCGCTGCTCGGCTTCGTCGCCCCCGACCCGCGGACCCTCGAGCCGGTCAAACGCACTTTCGTGCCGAACCCGCCCGGCGACCCCCTGGCCGTCAGCGCCGACCAGAGCGCCGACGCCGGCGACAAGGAGCTGTGGACGTTCCGCCGCATCCTCGCCCGCAACCTGCACACCGACGGCGCGTTCGACTCCGACGTCACGCTGGTCAACTGGCCGCTCAACGACTACTGGCTCAAGCCCGCCCTCACGATCCCCGGCCACGCGACCGAAGCCGACGTGCAGACCGCGCACCACGAAGCCAAGCAGCTCAGCCTGTCCGTCCTCCACTGGCTGCAGACCGAGGCACCCCGCGCGGACGGCGGCACCGGCTTCCCCGGGCTCAAGCTCCGCCCCGACGTCACCGGCACGGCGGACGGCCTCGCGAAGTCCGCGTACGTCCGCGAAGCCCGCCGCATCAAGGCCGTCACGACGGTCACCGAGCACGACGTCTCGGCCGAGATCCTCGGGGTCGACGGCCGGGTGCGCCGCGCGGACGCCGTCGGGGTCGGCAGCTACCGGATCGACCTGCACCCGTCGACCGGCGGGGACAACTACATCGACGTCGCCAGCGTGCCGTACGAGATCCCGCTCGGCGCGCTGCTGCCGGTGCGCACCCGGAACCTGCTGCCCGCGGGCAAGAACATCGGCACCACGCACATCACGAACGGCTGCTTCCGGCTGCACCCCGTCGAGTGGAACGTCGGCGAGGTCGCCGGGCTGCTCGCGGCCTTCGCCATCAGCGAGGACGTCGAGCCGAAAGCCGTGCGCGAAGACACCCGGCTCTTCGAGGACTTCGCGCGCGTGCTGGACGCCGCCGGGGTGGAACGCCGGTGGCCGGAAGTGCGGGGGTACTGA
- a CDS encoding 4-hydroxybenzoate 3-monooxygenase, which produces MRTQVAIVGAGPAGLLLSHLLGLEGIDSVLLERQTADYVQARIRAGMLEAGTVGLLREAGLGARLDVEGMEHRGIHLQWPGERHHLDFVDLVGRSVTIYGQTEITKDLMAAREKAGRPVYYSASDVTLHDVTGTPHVTFVDAEGQARRVDADVVVGCDGFHGPSRASIPDAEIWERAYPFAWLGVLADVAPSADELIYAWHPDGFAMHSMRSPRVSRFYLQVAPDEDIAEWSDDRIWDALAKRLGHPGWALETGPITEKSVLPMRSFVATPMRHGNLYLAGDAAHIVPPTGAKGLNLAVADVALLAKALTASLKDGKDELVDAYSDTALRRVWRCTHFSWWMTSMLHRHGDDFDAQLQLAQLRRTVTSAAAATELADNYSGLPL; this is translated from the coding sequence GTGCGCACCCAGGTCGCCATCGTCGGCGCCGGCCCGGCCGGGCTGCTGCTGTCCCACCTGCTCGGCCTCGAAGGCATCGACTCGGTGCTGCTCGAACGGCAGACCGCCGACTACGTCCAGGCCCGCATCCGCGCGGGCATGCTCGAGGCGGGCACGGTCGGCCTCCTGCGTGAGGCCGGCCTCGGCGCCCGGCTCGACGTCGAGGGCATGGAGCACCGGGGCATCCACCTGCAGTGGCCCGGCGAGCGCCACCACCTCGACTTCGTCGACCTCGTCGGCCGGTCGGTGACGATCTACGGGCAGACCGAGATCACCAAGGACCTCATGGCGGCGCGGGAAAAGGCCGGCCGCCCGGTGTACTACTCGGCCTCCGACGTCACGCTGCACGACGTCACCGGGACGCCGCACGTGACCTTCGTGGACGCCGAAGGACAGGCGCGGCGGGTCGACGCGGACGTCGTCGTCGGCTGCGACGGCTTCCACGGGCCGAGCCGCGCGTCCATCCCCGACGCCGAGATCTGGGAGCGCGCCTACCCGTTCGCCTGGCTGGGCGTGCTGGCCGACGTCGCGCCGTCGGCCGACGAGCTGATCTACGCCTGGCACCCGGACGGCTTCGCGATGCACAGCATGCGCTCGCCACGGGTGAGCCGGTTCTACCTGCAGGTGGCGCCGGACGAGGACATCGCGGAGTGGAGCGACGACCGGATCTGGGACGCGCTCGCCAAGCGGCTGGGGCACCCCGGGTGGGCGCTGGAGACGGGGCCGATCACCGAGAAGAGCGTGCTGCCGATGCGCAGCTTCGTCGCGACGCCGATGCGCCACGGCAACCTCTACCTCGCCGGGGACGCCGCGCACATCGTGCCGCCGACGGGGGCGAAGGGCCTGAACCTGGCGGTCGCGGACGTCGCACTGCTGGCGAAGGCGCTCACCGCTTCCCTGAAGGACGGCAAGGACGAACTCGTCGACGCGTACTCGGACACCGCGCTGCGGCGGGTCTGGCGCTGCACGCACTTCTCGTGGTGGATGACGTCGATGCTGCACCGCCACGGCGACGACTTCGACGCCCAGCTCCAGCTGGCCCAGCTCCGCCGCACGGTGACGTCGGCGGCCGCGGCGACCGAGCTCGCGGACAACTATTCGGGGTTGCCGCTGTAA